In Pantoea cypripedii, the following proteins share a genomic window:
- the ligA gene encoding NAD-dependent DNA ligase LigA, which translates to MKSVQEQITALRTTLRHHEYLYHVMDTPEVPDAEYDRLMAQLRELEGAHPDLVTPDSPTQRVGAEPLAAFDQVRHEVPMLSLDNTFDEAGFLAFNKRVQDRLKSSDDLVYCCELKLDGLAVSLLYEDGVLVRAATRGDGTTGENITVNVRTIHAIPLRLRGDNIPARVEVRGEVFMTESGFEKLNEEARRTGGKVFANPRNAAAGSLRQLDPRITAKRPLTFFCYGLGLLEGGEMPASHLGRLEQFKAWGLPVSNRIRLANNADEVLEFYRQIEQDRPTLGFDIDGVVIKVDSLALQEQLGFVARAPRWAVAFKFPAQEQLTFVRDVEFQVGRTGAITPVARLEPVQVAGVIVSNATLHNADEIARLGLRIGDKVVIRRAGDVIPQVVNVVESERPDDTREIVFPSHCPVCGSDVERVEGEAVTRCTGGLICGAQRKEALKHFVSRRALDVDGMGDKIIDQLVEKEYVKTPADLFRLTAGKLTGLDRMGPKSAQNVVDALEKAKFTTLPRFLYALGIREVGEATAANLANHFGELEKVMDADLDALIAVQDVGKVVASHVRNFMDEESNREVIRELTEQMGVHWPQVEVVNAEEIDSPFAGKTVVLTGSLSQMNRDDAKARLTALGAKVSGSVSKKTDLLIAGEAAGSKLAKAQELGIAVIDEAEMIRLLGA; encoded by the coding sequence ATGAAATCGGTTCAGGAGCAGATCACCGCGCTGCGCACCACGTTACGTCACCACGAATATCTCTACCATGTGATGGATACGCCGGAAGTCCCGGATGCAGAGTATGACCGATTAATGGCGCAGCTGCGTGAGCTGGAGGGGGCGCATCCCGATCTGGTCACGCCGGATTCGCCGACGCAACGCGTAGGTGCTGAGCCACTGGCGGCTTTCGACCAGGTACGCCATGAAGTGCCTATGCTGTCGCTGGATAATACTTTCGATGAGGCTGGCTTCCTTGCCTTTAACAAACGCGTTCAGGATCGTCTGAAAAGCAGCGATGACCTGGTCTACTGCTGCGAACTCAAGCTGGATGGCCTGGCGGTAAGCCTGCTCTACGAAGATGGCGTACTGGTGCGTGCTGCGACCCGTGGTGACGGCACCACCGGGGAAAACATCACCGTTAACGTTCGCACCATTCATGCGATTCCGCTACGCCTGCGTGGTGACAACATTCCGGCACGCGTTGAAGTCCGTGGTGAAGTCTTTATGACGGAAAGCGGTTTCGAAAAACTTAATGAGGAAGCGCGCCGCACCGGAGGCAAGGTTTTTGCTAACCCGCGTAATGCGGCCGCAGGTTCACTGCGTCAGCTCGATCCGCGCATCACCGCTAAGCGTCCGCTGACCTTTTTCTGCTACGGCCTTGGCCTGCTGGAAGGAGGCGAAATGCCCGCCAGCCATCTTGGGCGTCTGGAGCAATTTAAGGCCTGGGGATTACCGGTGAGCAACCGCATCCGTCTGGCAAACAATGCGGACGAGGTGCTGGAATTTTATCGTCAGATTGAACAGGATCGCCCCACGCTGGGTTTCGATATTGATGGTGTGGTTATCAAGGTCGATTCGCTGGCATTGCAGGAACAGCTGGGCTTTGTTGCGCGGGCACCGCGCTGGGCTGTGGCGTTCAAGTTTCCCGCCCAGGAGCAGCTGACCTTCGTACGCGATGTTGAGTTTCAGGTAGGGCGTACCGGGGCCATCACGCCGGTGGCGCGTCTGGAGCCGGTGCAGGTCGCTGGGGTGATCGTCAGTAATGCGACGTTGCATAACGCCGATGAAATCGCCCGACTCGGGCTGCGTATTGGCGACAAAGTCGTCATTCGTCGCGCAGGCGATGTCATCCCGCAGGTGGTGAATGTGGTGGAATCCGAACGTCCGGACGATACGCGTGAAATCGTGTTCCCCAGCCACTGTCCGGTATGTGGTTCTGATGTTGAGCGTGTGGAAGGCGAAGCCGTAACGCGCTGTACCGGCGGGTTGATTTGCGGTGCCCAGCGCAAAGAAGCGTTGAAGCACTTTGTGTCGCGCCGTGCGCTGGATGTTGATGGCATGGGTGACAAAATCATCGACCAACTGGTGGAAAAAGAATACGTCAAAACCCCTGCCGACCTGTTCCGTCTGACGGCGGGTAAACTCACCGGGCTGGACCGTATGGGGCCGAAGTCGGCGCAGAATGTGGTCGATGCGCTGGAGAAAGCCAAATTCACTACGCTGCCACGTTTCCTCTACGCGCTCGGCATCCGTGAAGTCGGCGAAGCCACCGCCGCTAACCTGGCAAACCATTTCGGCGAGCTGGAAAAGGTGATGGATGCTGATCTGGATGCGCTGATTGCGGTACAGGATGTCGGCAAAGTGGTGGCCAGCCACGTACGTAATTTTATGGATGAAGAGAGTAACCGGGAAGTTATCCGCGAGCTGACGGAACAGATGGGCGTGCACTGGCCGCAGGTTGAGGTGGTCAATGCTGAAGAGATTGATAGCCCGTTCGCCGGTAAAACCGTGGTATTGACCGGTTCGCTGTCGCAGATGAACCGTGATGATGCGAAAGCGCGTTTGACGGCGCTGGGTGCTAAAGTCAGCGGTAGCGTATCGAAGAAAACCGACTTGTTGATTGCCGGTGAAGCCGCAGGTTCTAAGCTGGCGAAGGCCCAGGAACTGGGCATTGCGGTGATTGACGAAGCAGAGATGATTCGCCTGCTCGGAGCCTGA
- the zipA gene encoding cell division protein ZipA encodes MMQDLRLILIVVGAIAIIALLLHGLWSSRKERSSVFRDRPHKRLKQREEADDDLLSDDDEGVGEVRVRRDHDTHDEPEFGGYPEKKPASAPRAPEPVRQPAPRQEPPVARDPLFDAEPEVRQQPEPPVAPVARPAPQPQPIQADPLLDQEPLAATQPAPEFQAAEQPEPHVAAPVVHEEKQPQPAAAGSKKEAVLVLHVAAHAGGVLNGEALLQGILQAGFQFGEMNIFHRHLSPAGSGPVLFSLANMVKPGSFNPDEMGDFSTPGVSIFMMVPSYGDANQNFKLMLQSAQRIADDVGGVVLDDERRMMTPQKLETYKARIREVIG; translated from the coding sequence ATGATGCAGGATTTGCGTCTGATATTAATCGTTGTTGGCGCGATCGCCATAATAGCGCTGCTACTTCACGGACTGTGGTCCAGCCGTAAAGAGCGCTCTTCTGTGTTTCGCGATCGCCCGCACAAACGTCTGAAACAACGCGAAGAAGCGGATGATGATCTGCTGAGCGACGATGATGAAGGCGTCGGCGAAGTTCGTGTTCGTCGCGATCATGACACGCACGATGAACCAGAGTTTGGCGGTTATCCGGAGAAGAAGCCTGCCAGCGCGCCGCGTGCGCCGGAACCTGTTCGTCAGCCTGCACCGCGCCAGGAACCGCCAGTCGCGCGTGATCCGCTGTTTGATGCGGAGCCTGAAGTGCGCCAGCAACCTGAGCCGCCGGTAGCGCCAGTGGCAAGACCGGCACCGCAGCCTCAGCCGATTCAGGCCGATCCGTTGCTGGATCAGGAACCGCTCGCCGCCACACAACCAGCACCTGAATTCCAGGCCGCAGAACAACCCGAGCCGCATGTGGCTGCGCCGGTTGTCCATGAAGAAAAACAGCCGCAGCCTGCTGCTGCTGGCAGTAAGAAAGAAGCCGTGCTGGTACTGCATGTTGCTGCCCATGCGGGTGGCGTACTGAATGGTGAAGCGTTGTTGCAGGGGATTCTGCAGGCAGGCTTCCAGTTCGGCGAAATGAATATTTTCCATCGCCACCTCAGCCCGGCAGGTAGCGGCCCGGTGCTGTTTAGCCTGGCCAATATGGTGAAGCCTGGCTCGTTCAACCCGGATGAGATGGGCGATTTCAGCACCCCTGGCGTGTCTATCTTTATGATGGTGCCGTCTTACGGGGATGCGAACCAGAACTTCAAACTGATGCTGCAATCCGCGCAACGCATCGCGGATGACGTGGGTGGCGTGGTGCTGGATGATGAGCGTCGTATGATGACGCCGCAAAAGCTGGAAACCTACAAAGCGCGTATTCGTGAGGTTATCGGCTGA
- the cysZ gene encoding sulfate transporter CysZ — protein MPAENSVSSFNGIHYFAEGWKLVRLPGIRRYVIIPLLVNILLLGGAFIWLFQRLGQWIPQLMAHIPDWLQWLSYLLWPLTVISIVLIFSYFFSTIANLIAAPFCGLLAEQLEGRLTGNPLPDSGWVAMLKDVPRIMKREMQKLGYYLPRAFGLLLLHFIPGFGQTVAPLLWFLFSAWMLSVQYCDYPFDNHKVSFARMRNALRQHKTANMQFGALVSLFTMIPIVNLAIMPVAVCGATAMWVDRYRLQHQRH, from the coding sequence ATGCCCGCTGAGAATTCGGTCTCATCATTTAATGGTATTCATTACTTCGCCGAAGGATGGAAACTGGTGCGTCTGCCCGGCATTCGCCGATACGTCATCATCCCCCTGCTGGTCAATATTTTGCTACTGGGCGGTGCCTTTATCTGGCTGTTTCAGCGCCTTGGGCAGTGGATCCCGCAATTAATGGCGCACATTCCCGACTGGCTGCAGTGGCTCAGCTATCTGCTGTGGCCGCTGACGGTGATTTCGATTGTGCTGATATTCAGCTATTTCTTCTCCACCATTGCCAACCTGATTGCTGCGCCCTTTTGCGGCCTGCTGGCGGAACAACTGGAAGGGCGTTTAACCGGAAATCCACTGCCGGATAGCGGCTGGGTCGCGATGCTGAAAGACGTCCCGCGCATCATGAAACGTGAAATGCAGAAGCTGGGTTACTATTTGCCACGCGCATTCGGCCTGCTGTTGCTCCATTTTATCCCCGGCTTTGGTCAAACCGTGGCACCGCTTTTATGGTTCCTGTTCAGCGCCTGGATGTTGTCAGTGCAATACTGCGATTATCCCTTTGATAACCACAAAGTGAGTTTTGCCCGCATGCGCAATGCGTTACGCCAGCATAAAACCGCCAATATGCAGTTTGGTGCGCTGGTGAGCCTGTTCACCATGATCCCAATAGTCAATCTGGCCATCATGCCGGTCGCGGTTTGTGGTGCCACGGCAATGTGGGTGGATCGTTATCGCCTGCAACATCAGCGTCATTAA
- the cysK gene encoding cysteine synthase A — protein MSKIYEDNSLTIGHTPLVRLNRIGNGRILAKVESRNPSFSVKCRIGANMIWDAEKRGILKPGVELVEPTSGNTGIALAYVAAARGYKLTLTMPETMSIERRKLLKALGANLVLTEGAKGMKGAIAKAEEIVASDPDKFVLLQQFSNPANPEIHEKTTGPEIWEDTDGAVDVFIAGVGTGGTLTGVSRYIKNTKGKKDLISVAVEPTDSPVIAQALAGEEIKPGPHKIQGIGAGFIPGNLDLKLIDRVVAITNDEAISTARRLMEEEGILAGISSGAAVAAALKLQEDEAFANKNIVVILPSSGERYLSTALFADLFTEKELQQ, from the coding sequence ATGAGTAAGATCTATGAAGACAACTCGCTGACAATTGGTCATACGCCGCTGGTTCGACTGAACCGCATCGGTAACGGCCGCATTCTGGCGAAGGTCGAGTCCCGTAACCCGAGCTTCAGCGTCAAATGCCGTATCGGTGCCAATATGATTTGGGACGCAGAAAAACGCGGCATCCTGAAACCTGGCGTAGAACTGGTTGAACCCACCAGCGGTAACACCGGTATTGCCCTGGCCTATGTGGCGGCGGCGCGTGGTTACAAGCTGACGCTGACCATGCCGGAAACCATGTCGATCGAACGTCGTAAGCTTTTGAAAGCGCTGGGTGCCAATCTGGTATTGACCGAAGGTGCGAAAGGCATGAAAGGTGCCATCGCTAAAGCGGAAGAGATTGTTGCCAGCGATCCGGACAAATTTGTCCTGCTGCAGCAGTTCAGCAACCCGGCTAACCCGGAAATTCATGAAAAAACCACTGGCCCGGAGATCTGGGAAGATACCGATGGTGCCGTGGACGTGTTTATCGCCGGTGTCGGTACGGGCGGCACGCTGACCGGTGTCAGCCGTTACATCAAAAACACCAAAGGGAAGAAAGATCTGATTTCAGTGGCGGTCGAACCTACTGATTCCCCGGTGATCGCTCAGGCGCTGGCTGGTGAAGAGATCAAACCCGGCCCGCACAAAATTCAGGGTATCGGTGCTGGCTTCATCCCAGGCAACCTTGACCTGAAACTGATTGACCGCGTCGTTGCCATCACCAATGACGAAGCGATCAGCACCGCACGTCGTCTGATGGAAGAAGAAGGCATCCTCGCCGGTATCTCCTCAGGGGCAGCCGTCGCCGCCGCGCTGAAGCTGCAGGAAGACGAAGCATTCGCCAACAAAAACATTGTGGTGATCCTGCCCTCCTCTGGCGAGCGTTACCTGAGCACTGCGCTTTTTGCTGATCTGTTCACCGAAAAAGAGCTGCAACAGTGA
- the ptsH gene encoding phosphocarrier protein Hpr, with translation MFQQEVTITAPNGLHTRPAAQFVKEAKAFQSEITVTSNGKSASAKSLFKLQTLGLTQGTVVTLSAEGEDEQQAVEHLVKLMAELE, from the coding sequence ATGTTCCAGCAAGAAGTTACCATTACCGCACCGAACGGCCTCCACACTCGTCCTGCAGCTCAGTTCGTTAAAGAAGCCAAGGCTTTCCAGTCAGAAATCACCGTGACTTCCAATGGCAAATCTGCCAGCGCGAAAAGCTTGTTCAAACTGCAGACACTGGGTCTGACTCAGGGTACGGTTGTTACGCTGTCTGCCGAAGGTGAAGATGAGCAGCAAGCGGTTGAACACCTGGTAAAACTGATGGCTGAGCTGGAGTAA
- the ptsI gene encoding phosphoenolpyruvate-protein phosphotransferase PtsI translates to MISGILASPGIAFGKALLLKEDEIVINRKKISDDQVEQEVQRFLDGRSKAASQLEAIKVKAGETFGEEKAAIFEGHIMLLEDEELEQEIIDLIKKDRATADAAAHSVIEGQAKALEELDDEYLKERAADVRDIGKRLLQNILGLHIVDLSAIEEESILVAKDLTPSETAQLNLKKVLGFITDLGGRTSHTSIMARSLELPAIVGTGNVTATVNNGDFLILDGVNNKVYINPTADVLEELKAIQTQYLSEKHELAKLKDLPAITLDGHQVEVCANIGTVRDVAGAERNGAEGVGLYRTEFLFMDRDSLPTEEEQFQAYKAVAEAMGSQAVIVRTMDIGGDKDLPYMDLPKEENPFLGWRAIRIAMDRKEILHAQLRAILRASSFGKLRIMFPMIISVEEVRFLKAELEMLKAQLREEGKAFDETIEMGIMVETPASAVIARHLAKEVDFFSIGTNDLTQYTLAVDRGNDLISHLYNPMSPSVLGLIKQVIDASHAEGKWTGMCGELAGDERATLLLLGMGLDEFSMSAISIPSIKKIIRNTNFEDAKALAEQALAQPTADDLMNLVNKFIKEKTLC, encoded by the coding sequence ATGATTTCAGGTATTTTAGCGTCACCGGGTATCGCTTTCGGCAAAGCACTGCTGCTGAAGGAAGATGAGATCGTCATCAACCGTAAAAAAATTTCTGACGATCAGGTTGAGCAGGAAGTACAGCGCTTCCTTGATGGGCGCAGCAAAGCTGCTTCTCAGCTCGAAGCCATCAAAGTCAAAGCCGGTGAAACCTTCGGTGAAGAGAAAGCGGCGATCTTTGAAGGTCACATCATGCTGCTGGAAGACGAAGAGCTGGAGCAGGAAATCATCGACCTGATCAAGAAAGATCGCGCGACTGCTGATGCTGCTGCCCACTCCGTCATTGAAGGCCAGGCGAAAGCGCTGGAAGAACTGGATGACGAATATCTGAAAGAACGTGCGGCTGACGTGCGTGATATCGGTAAACGCCTGCTGCAAAACATCCTTGGCCTGCATATCGTTGACCTGAGCGCCATCGAAGAAGAATCCATTCTGGTGGCGAAAGATCTGACTCCATCAGAAACTGCGCAGCTGAACCTGAAAAAGGTGCTGGGCTTTATCACCGATCTCGGTGGCCGTACCTCACACACCTCCATCATGGCGCGCTCTCTCGAACTGCCAGCGATTGTCGGCACCGGTAACGTGACCGCCACGGTGAACAATGGTGATTTTCTGATTCTGGATGGCGTAAACAACAAAGTTTACATCAACCCGACTGCAGACGTACTGGAAGAGCTGAAAGCCATCCAGACGCAATATTTGTCTGAAAAACATGAACTGGCGAAACTGAAAGATCTGCCGGCGATCACGCTCGATGGTCATCAGGTTGAAGTGTGCGCCAACATCGGTACTGTACGTGATGTGGCGGGTGCCGAGCGTAACGGTGCCGAAGGCGTGGGCCTGTATCGTACCGAGTTCCTGTTTATGGACCGCGATTCACTGCCGACTGAAGAAGAACAGTTCCAGGCTTACAAAGCCGTGGCTGAAGCCATGGGCTCACAGGCCGTCATCGTCCGTACCATGGATATCGGTGGCGACAAAGACCTGCCCTATATGGACCTGCCGAAAGAAGAAAACCCGTTCCTCGGCTGGCGTGCGATTCGTATCGCCATGGACCGCAAAGAGATTCTGCACGCCCAGCTGCGCGCGATCCTGCGTGCCTCTTCGTTTGGCAAACTGCGCATCATGTTCCCGATGATCATTTCCGTGGAAGAAGTTCGCTTCCTGAAAGCCGAACTGGAGATGCTGAAAGCGCAGCTGCGTGAAGAAGGTAAAGCCTTTGATGAAACCATTGAGATGGGCATCATGGTCGAAACACCGGCTTCCGCAGTGATTGCCCGCCATCTGGCGAAAGAAGTCGATTTCTTCAGTATTGGGACAAACGACCTGACGCAGTATACTCTGGCGGTCGATCGTGGTAATGATTTGATTTCTCACCTCTATAACCCAATGTCGCCTTCCGTTCTGGGCCTCATCAAGCAAGTGATCGATGCATCACATGCCGAAGGGAAATGGACCGGCATGTGTGGTGAGCTGGCTGGTGATGAACGTGCTACACTACTGTTACTGGGAATGGGGCTGGACGAATTCAGCATGAGTGCCATTTCAATCCCGAGCATCAAGAAAATTATTCGTAATACCAATTTTGAAGATGCGAAGGCATTGGCGGAGCAGGCTCTGGCTCAACCCACAGCAGATGATTTGATGAACCTGGTGAACAAGTTCATCAAAGAAAAAACACTCTGCTGA
- the crr gene encoding PTS glucose transporter subunit IIA — protein MGLFSKLFGDKTESASGTIEIVAPLSGEIVNIEDVPDVVFAEKIVGDGIAIKPSGNKMVAPVDGTIGKIFETNHAFSIESDNGIELFVHFGIDTVELKGEGFKRIAEEGQKVKKGDVVIEFDLPLLEEKAKSTLTPVVISNMDEIKDLIKLSGPVTVGETPVIRIKK, from the coding sequence ATGGGTTTGTTTTCTAAACTTTTTGGCGACAAAACAGAAAGCGCTTCCGGAACTATTGAAATCGTAGCGCCTCTGTCAGGCGAAATCGTGAATATTGAAGACGTACCAGATGTGGTATTCGCGGAGAAAATTGTCGGTGACGGTATCGCCATCAAACCTTCAGGCAACAAAATGGTTGCCCCGGTTGATGGGACTATCGGCAAAATTTTCGAAACCAACCACGCCTTTTCAATCGAGTCTGACAACGGCATCGAGCTGTTTGTCCACTTCGGTATCGACACGGTTGAACTGAAAGGTGAAGGCTTCAAACGTATCGCTGAAGAAGGCCAGAAAGTGAAAAAAGGCGACGTGGTGATCGAATTTGATCTGCCGCTGCTGGAAGAGAAAGCAAAGTCCACGCTGACGCCGGTTGTGATCTCTAACATGGATGAGATCAAAGACCTGATCAAACTCTCTGGTCCGGTTACCGTGGGTGAAACCCCGGTGATTCGTATCAAGAAATAA
- a CDS encoding ATP-binding protein, with translation MKQHSYRGRMFWKILLGFWIVFVIISQLLWLGFSLSGNHHEPPEIVAIRRIVNLQMASAVSVLERGGPSSLDDMMADWEPNDRQFFSVIQHNKPVSTQNAPPEGFNEPFHGPFPEVIVRWVKGADGKEYELRYDVKGLREDSSMGVGGPRRILNIPEPMFTFAGALGLLFSLLLAWNLTRPMRQLREGFARVSSGDLSVRLYPVMRKRHDELSSVAQDFDAMVERLDTLVKAREELLHDISHELRSPLARLQLATGLARQTPESVETSLNRIDEEARRLDKMIGELLTLSRAEHESMPGEQYFDLTGLLHAVVTDVRYEAQIPGVKVDFQVDENADYTVHGNAELIRRGVENVLRNALRFSHRGQHIQVRLQAENQWLAIRVRDQGPGVDDEKLSSIFDPFVRVNSPLMGKGYGLGLSIVRKVILAHHGEVQAVNRPEGGLELTLKLPRWKQN, from the coding sequence ATGAAGCAGCACAGCTATCGTGGCCGGATGTTCTGGAAGATCCTGCTGGGCTTCTGGATCGTGTTTGTGATTATCAGTCAGTTGCTGTGGCTCGGTTTTTCCCTCTCTGGTAATCACCATGAGCCCCCTGAGATCGTGGCGATTCGGCGTATTGTTAATTTGCAGATGGCGTCGGCGGTGTCGGTGCTGGAACGCGGTGGGCCCAGTTCACTCGACGATATGATGGCTGACTGGGAACCGAATGATCGACAGTTCTTTTCGGTGATTCAGCACAACAAACCGGTCTCAACCCAGAACGCGCCACCGGAAGGGTTTAATGAACCCTTCCACGGTCCTTTCCCGGAGGTGATTGTGCGCTGGGTTAAAGGGGCTGACGGCAAAGAGTACGAGTTACGCTACGACGTGAAAGGCCTGCGTGAGGATAGTTCAATGGGCGTGGGCGGCCCGCGGCGTATTCTGAATATTCCTGAACCGATGTTTACCTTCGCTGGCGCGCTGGGGTTGCTGTTTAGCCTGCTGCTGGCGTGGAACCTGACGCGCCCGATGCGACAGCTGCGTGAAGGTTTTGCCCGTGTCAGCAGCGGTGATTTGAGCGTGCGTCTCTACCCGGTGATGCGTAAGCGCCATGATGAGTTGTCCAGCGTGGCGCAGGACTTTGACGCTATGGTGGAGCGGCTGGATACGCTGGTGAAAGCGCGTGAGGAGTTGCTGCATGACATCTCTCACGAATTGCGTTCGCCGCTGGCACGTCTGCAACTGGCAACCGGTCTCGCGCGCCAGACGCCGGAAAGCGTGGAAACTTCGCTGAACCGTATCGATGAGGAAGCGCGTCGCCTCGATAAGATGATTGGCGAGTTGCTGACGTTGTCGCGTGCCGAGCACGAAAGCATGCCGGGGGAGCAGTATTTTGACCTCACCGGCCTGCTGCATGCGGTAGTGACCGATGTCCGTTATGAGGCGCAGATTCCGGGCGTAAAAGTCGATTTTCAGGTTGATGAAAATGCCGACTATACCGTGCACGGCAATGCGGAGCTGATTCGCCGTGGGGTGGAGAATGTGCTGCGTAACGCGCTGCGTTTCTCCCATCGTGGCCAGCATATTCAGGTGCGTTTGCAGGCGGAGAACCAGTGGCTGGCGATTCGCGTACGCGATCAGGGGCCGGGTGTCGATGATGAGAAGCTTTCCAGTATTTTCGACCCCTTCGTGCGGGTGAATTCACCGCTGATGGGCAAAGGTTACGGCCTGGGGCTGTCCATCGTTCGTAAGGTGATCCTGGCGCATCACGGTGAAGTGCAGGCGGTTAATCGCCCGGAAGGGGGCCTGGAACTGACGCTGAAGTTGCCGCGCTGGAAGCAGAATTAA
- a CDS encoding response regulator transcription factor, whose translation MKILLVDDDLELGTMLSQYLIAEGFDAQLVLTGSAGVEGALSGNYTAMILDIMLPDMSGIDVLRQVRQNSRLPVIMLTAKGDNIDRVIGLEMGADDYVPKPCYPRELVARLRAVLRRFEDQTPLPDKKEVLRWGDLSLNPATRITEWQGKAFDLTASEFNLLDLLMRAPDRVVSKDELSEKGLGRPREAYDRSVDVHISNIRQKLAALTADNVNIETVRSIGYRIR comes from the coding sequence ATGAAAATTCTGCTTGTTGATGACGATTTAGAGCTTGGTACTATGCTGAGCCAATACCTGATTGCGGAAGGCTTTGATGCACAACTGGTTTTAACCGGAAGTGCCGGAGTTGAAGGTGCGCTTTCAGGCAATTACACCGCCATGATTCTCGATATTATGCTGCCGGATATGAGTGGAATTGATGTGCTGCGCCAGGTGCGTCAGAACAGCCGTCTGCCGGTGATCATGCTGACGGCCAAAGGCGACAATATCGATCGCGTCATTGGTCTGGAGATGGGTGCGGACGATTATGTACCGAAACCCTGCTACCCGCGTGAACTGGTGGCGCGTCTGCGTGCGGTGCTGCGTCGCTTTGAAGATCAGACGCCGTTGCCCGATAAAAAAGAAGTGCTGCGCTGGGGCGATTTGAGCCTCAATCCCGCTACCCGTATCACCGAATGGCAGGGCAAAGCCTTTGACCTGACCGCTTCAGAATTCAATCTGCTCGACCTGCTGATGCGTGCTCCGGATCGTGTGGTATCGAAAGATGAGCTGTCCGAGAAAGGGCTGGGCCGTCCGCGTGAAGCTTACGACCGTAGCGTCGATGTGCATATCAGCAATATTCGTCAAAAGCTGGCGGCGTTAACCGCTGACAACGTCAACATTGAAACCGTGCGCAGTATTGGTTATCGCATTCGATGA
- the cysM gene encoding cysteine synthase CysM, with the protein MTTLENTIGNTPLIKLQRLTPDNGSEIWLKLEGNNPAGSVKDRAAWSMIHQAELRGEIKPGDTLIEATSGNTGIALAMIAAMKGYRLRLLMPDNMSQERQDAMRAYGAELVLVTREQGMEGARDLAQEMAARGEGRVLDQFNNPDNPLGHYLTTGPEIWQQSQQRMTHFVSSMGTTGTITGVGRYLREHAPAVKIIGLQPQEGSSIPGIRRWPSAYLPGIFRPELVDEVMDMTQQEAEETMRALARREGIFCGVSSGGAVAGALRIAAAQPGSVVVAIICDRGDRYLSTGVFH; encoded by the coding sequence GTGACCACACTGGAAAATACCATCGGTAATACGCCGTTGATTAAGTTGCAGCGCCTGACGCCTGATAACGGCAGCGAGATCTGGCTAAAACTGGAAGGTAATAATCCTGCGGGTTCGGTCAAGGATCGGGCAGCCTGGTCGATGATTCATCAGGCGGAACTGCGCGGTGAGATCAAACCGGGCGATACGCTGATTGAAGCCACCAGTGGTAACACCGGTATCGCGCTGGCGATGATTGCGGCAATGAAAGGCTATCGTCTGCGCCTGTTGATGCCGGATAACATGAGCCAGGAGCGTCAGGACGCGATGCGTGCCTACGGTGCGGAGCTGGTGCTGGTCACACGCGAACAGGGAATGGAAGGGGCGCGTGATTTGGCGCAGGAGATGGCCGCGCGCGGAGAGGGCAGGGTGCTGGATCAGTTCAATAACCCCGATAATCCCCTCGGCCACTATCTCACTACCGGCCCGGAAATCTGGCAGCAGAGCCAGCAACGCATGACCCATTTCGTCTCCAGTATGGGGACGACCGGCACCATCACTGGCGTGGGACGCTATCTGCGCGAGCATGCGCCAGCAGTGAAGATTATTGGTTTGCAACCGCAGGAAGGCAGCAGCATTCCCGGTATTCGTCGCTGGCCGAGTGCCTATTTGCCCGGTATTTTCCGCCCGGAACTGGTGGATGAAGTGATGGATATGACGCAACAGGAAGCGGAAGAGACCATGCGTGCGCTGGCGCGGCGTGAAGGTATTTTCTGTGGTGTCAGTTCTGGCGGTGCGGTAGCCGGGGCATTGCGCATTGCGGCAGCTCAGCCGGGCAGCGTGGTAGTCGCCATTATTTGCGATCGCGGCGACCGTTATCTCTCCACCGGTGTTTTCCACTAA